GAACCGCCGCATCTTGACCCCACCAGCGCCGCTGCGGGCGCCATTGATCAGGTGCTCTATTCCAACGTCTTCGAGGGGCTCACCCGCTTCATGGGCGATGGCTCGGTTATGCCGGGCCTTGCCGAAAGCTGGGAGATCTCAGAGGATGGGCTGACCTATACCTTCACCCTGCAAGACGGCGTAACCTTCCATGATGGCACCACGATGGACGCCGAGGATGTGAAATTCAGCCTCGACCGCGCCCGCGCCGAGGATAGCACAAACGCTCAGAAAGCACTGTTTGCCGATATCGCCAGTGTGGATGTCGTTGATCCGCTGACGGTGAAGCTCACTCTGTCACAGCCCAACGGCAACCTTCTGTTCAACCTCGCATGGGGGGATGCGGTCATCGTGGCCCCCGAAACAATCGACACGATCAAGACCGCCCCCGTCGGTACTGGCGCCTTCACCTTCACCAACTGGGTGCAGGGCGACCGCATCGATCTTGCCCGCAACCCGGATTACTGGGGTGAGGCCCCGGCGCTCAGCGCGGCGACCTTTAAATTCATCTCTGACCCGACCGCCGCCTTTGCCGCGATGATGGCTGAGGATGTGGATGCCTTCTCCGGCTTCCCCGCGCCAGAGAACCTGCCCCAGTTTGAGGCCGACCCAAGGTTCCAGGTTCTTGTTGGCTCCACCGAGGGTGAGACGATTCTGTCGATCAACAACAAACAGGCGCCCTTCGACAACCCCAAGGTCCGCGCGGCAGTCGCCCATGCGATTGATCGCCAAGCCATCATTGATGGCGCGATGTTTGGCTACGGCACCCCGATCGGCACCCATTTTGCGCCCCACAACCCGGCCTATGTCGATCTGACCGGCACCAGCGCCCATGACCCGGAGAAGGCCCGCGCCCTTCTGGCCGAGGCCGGTCTGGCCGATGGCTTTACCACCACACTGCACCTGCCGCCGCCCTCTTACGCGCGCCGGGGTGGTGAGATCATCGCCGCCCAACTGGCCGAGGTTGGCATCACCGCCGAGATCATCAATGTCGAATGGGCGCAGTGGCTGGAAACCGTGTTCCGGGGCAAGAATTTTGGCCTGTCCATCGTCAGCCACACCGAACCGATGGATATCGGCATCTACGCCCGGCCCGATTACTACTTCCAGTATGACAACGCCGCCTTCCAGGATCTGATGGCAGAGCTGACCGGCACCACCGATCCCGACGCCCGCACCAAGATGCTGCAACAGGCGCAAGAGATCATTGCCAATGACTATGTGAACGGCTTCCTGTTCCAGCTCGCCGCACTCAGCGTGGCCAAGGCGGATCTGCAAGGGCTCTGGGCCAACGCACCGACACAGGCCACCGATCTGACAGCGGTCAGCTGGGCAAAATAGGCCGTTTTCCTAGTGTTAGAGACCATATAACAGCGCCCCGTACCGGGGCGCTGTTGCCGTTTGGTCAGGCCTCAGCGCAGCCCCCGCCGCCTGCGCAGCAGCGTCACAGCCTCGCGGATTTGCTCCCGCACAGGACCGGAACGCGGGTCATCGCGCAGTGTGGTGAACCAATGCTCCGGCGGGTTACGCCCCAGACGGTGCCCCTTGAATTCCAGCCCCCGCAGAACCTCCTCGGCTTCGACAGGCAGGCGGTCGGGGATCTCATGCCCGTTCAACACCGCCCACACCCCGGTCCAAAGCCGCCCGACAGACCAGGGGTTATAGCCACCGCCGCCCAGCACAAGATAGCGCGGCGCAAGCGACCGCAGCGCCGCCACCACCGACCAATGCGCATTGTTCGACAGATCCAGATGCGCCAAAGGATCCTCGGTGACCGCATCCGCCCCGCATTGCAGGACCACCGCATCAGGCGCAAAATCTGCCA
The nucleotide sequence above comes from Phaeobacter inhibens DSM 16374. Encoded proteins:
- a CDS encoding ABC transporter substrate-binding protein; amino-acid sequence: MTRLPFLFAASSALAILAGAASARDTVTVALQLEPPHLDPTSAAAGAIDQVLYSNVFEGLTRFMGDGSVMPGLAESWEISEDGLTYTFTLQDGVTFHDGTTMDAEDVKFSLDRARAEDSTNAQKALFADIASVDVVDPLTVKLTLSQPNGNLLFNLAWGDAVIVAPETIDTIKTAPVGTGAFTFTNWVQGDRIDLARNPDYWGEAPALSAATFKFISDPTAAFAAMMAEDVDAFSGFPAPENLPQFEADPRFQVLVGSTEGETILSINNKQAPFDNPKVRAAVAHAIDRQAIIDGAMFGYGTPIGTHFAPHNPAYVDLTGTSAHDPEKARALLAEAGLADGFTTTLHLPPPSYARRGGEIIAAQLAEVGITAEIINVEWAQWLETVFRGKNFGLSIVSHTEPMDIGIYARPDYYFQYDNAAFQDLMAELTGTTDPDARTKMLQQAQEIIANDYVNGFLFQLAALSVAKADLQGLWANAPTQATDLTAVSWAK